From the genome of Triticum aestivum cultivar Chinese Spring chromosome 1A, IWGSC CS RefSeq v2.1, whole genome shotgun sequence:
CCCCTTGCTAATTCTATTTTCAGGGAAGGACACAACTGTCAAACTTTTATTGGACTGAAGCACAACAATATCTTCTCTGACGACATACCCAATCCGACACAACCAATCCAGTCAACATGGGCACATTACAGTTACTGGGCAACCAAACATCCTTGCTTGATTGGAAGTTCTTAGGCGAACATCGTTTTGACTAAGGTTCACAAGGAAGTGAAAGAGCTAAGCTCCCACATCAATCTTGTCGCCATGTGCTTCATCTGCACCTTCACCATTTCGGGTAGCCTCCGTACCCCCCGCCTCAACATCTGCCACTGAATTGCTGCCAGTGCTAGTGGGCGAGTCAAGTAAGGGAGCAACCGGCTTGTCAGATGGACCTCCTTGATCTGGTGGAATGGGAACCCCGCCCCCGGTCACCTTGTCAGTGTTGACATCCATCATCTCGTGCGGCTTTTGGGCTTTCTGATGCACTGATCGACGGCATACCTTGTTCAGTGGAACAAACTCCTGTCATGTGAAAAGAAATGCAAAAATAAATTATTTGGTATAAACATCATAAAACAAACTAAACTCATTACTCCTTTTTATTTGaatacatagtactccctccgtccaactgaatatgtcatcttaggttgtgcaccgcaaCCAAGGAGAAGGGGAAAACCAGAgaaattaatgtttatttgctaattaatagcattgcatgcaatgaactaaccactacatgtcgtgcttgatagtctcaagtcattgaaagcacgcacatcccacatctcttattggttgatatgtcaagaaataagaaacgaggtgaaagttaatgtaccgtgcctaagtgttttgggattatttgatttttgtaaggtgacttatacacctagacgaatGAAGTAAGATAAGTAGCCTAGAACCAAAAACATAGTACTCCATTCACTtatttatacaaggccactatggaatatacattttgcatctactCTCTCCATCCAGGTGCATAAGTCATTTTACGTTGTGCACCGCTACTAAGGCAGAGGGAAAAACGAGAGAACGTAacatttatttgctaattaatagcattgcatgtaaTGAACTGACCACTACATGTCTTGTTTGGTAGTCTCCAGTCATCCAAGCATAGACGCCCCACATCTTTTATTGGTTGATTCATTTATTTATGTCAAGAAAGAAGAAATGAGGTGAGTTAACGtatcgtgcctaagtgttttgaaaTTATTtagttttcataaggtgacttatgcACCTAGACGAAGAGagtatacaaggccaccaacagtaatcaaggaaaaattaatgatattttctcgtactagcaacctatttaatacttgcatgcatgcattCATAATGATAGTTGGCTACATCATCCACTCAGTTTCCTTGCATGCATGGAGCGTATTAAGGGCATGTACAACGCCGGGGCTTAGCCCAGGTGCCAGGATTCAAGTCCTGGCCGTTATGGGTAAATCCCGTTCGATCGAAGGATTTTCGCTGCGTCGATGCCTTTCTAGCGATCGGGCGCTTCCCTTTTTTTCTCCCGTACGAACCTTTTTTAACGAGCGCTATCCATTTTTTCCCACACGAAAAAAGATTAGATTAGCGCTTGAGTAGGCGCTCCTCCGTTGGGGAAACAAATTCCTATACCCACGCAAGTTccataattaattaattttattgtcTAAGTGCCTGATTAAGGGCTCTTGCATTGTAGATGCCCCAATGATCCTAGTAAATGAAAAGAAAAACCGACTTGCAAAATAGACATTAAATTTTACATTGATATCTGTAATCTgaatttgtggccttgtatataaaaatggaggaacTGTTTTTCCCAATCAATCTTATAGAAACTAGATTTCTTTTGTTGGTCGCCAAAAAACTTGCTGATTGGAAATGAAATCACATGGATACTTTGAAGTAAGTTTGGTTTCCAACAGAAAGTGGGATGGATTTTAATGGGTAGAGAAAAGACCGTGGCGAGCTACTCATTTATTGATGTCCAGGCATGTTATGAAGAACAAAACCATAGCCAACTACAAATAAATTATAGGGCTGGAGGTCTGTTTTGGAACTTCGGTTGTAGTTGGCTAATAACTTTCATGGAGTCCAAGATGAAGTCCAAAATCCATTTTTATTATCTGGCAAACAGCCCGATAAATAATTCCAGGACCCAAGCTTGAATTAATTCTGACATCTAACCATGATGTAACAATGGAACCAGAGTAAATGCATGGACACTCCACAGTGTAGACAGAAGGAGAATTACCTCAGAGTGATCATGATCATAACAAACAAGAAACCTGCAGCGGCACCCCCTTACGTCATGCCTGCGCCTTTGAACTTGAAGAACATGTGCATCAAAATAGCGGGCCTGCTCTTTACCTTCCTGTTCAATTCAGCACAGAAATCAACTTGATTAAATGATAACACTACATTACGAGACAGCTAAATCAACTTTCCTAGCGATCAAAACTCCTTACTCAGACCCTCAACAATACTCTAGTTTGAGTATATAATGCTGCCTTGAAAGAGTAGTAAAGTCATGCATTTTTCCTCTCAATGCTCTAATTTATCCACCTTATTTGATGAAAGTTGATTTATCCACTTTATAAATGGCCAGAGATAGGTTACATTACAGCCTTCATTTTGAAAAACAAAACGAAGCTTGCTTAATTTAATAATGAAGTAATAATAATATTTATTGGATAAATTCACACCCAATTTTAGATTAAAAATCAGTTTTAGTACTCAGAAGTATGACACAATAAAATGCATTGATTTTACGGTCCTTTGGTCATTCGCGTCTCGACTAATAAATAGCCAAATCAATGGTGCCGGTTGGACCAAGTGGCATCAAAGGTATGTACTATGTAATACGATTAGCAAGAATATGGAAAGACACAGGGTTATAGTTAAATGTCCTATGtaatctctttttttttgcgaaaaatgaTTCATATCTATTATCAAAGTTCACCGGaagtacaaagcacctcaaacataataaaatttTATCGAGATTCCGAGACCACCGAACGACCACTACCGCCGTCAGAACAAGCCGCCGACGCGCCGCTGTCACCGCTCCCCTACCGGAGACGGCTTGCTGTAATCACATTAAAGATTATTAAAGTACTGAAACTTACAATTCTTAGAGACTATTAAAGTAAAGCCATTTAATAAGTGTTGTCAATCACAATAGTTTGAAAACTCGCAAACTGGAATCACAACTTTTGTAAGTATATACAAACAAGAAAGAGCCTATATAAACTGCGGAAACTTGAGTGTCAACAAGAAACTTGAGTGAAACCCAAACGACATAGCCATCACTACTCTATCATACGCCAACAAGTAACAGTAAGAAAATAACCGTGGAATAATAAGTTAACTAGCAGAATTTTGAAGTGCATAACAACAGCAAAATGAGCAGCTGTCATGTTTCAGGAAGACATGAATTATCAAGTTGTGAGCTGCTAACTTGCCAAGTCAGGTGAAGAGAAGTTGTTTCAGATGGATACCTTAAAACACATAATGATATCCCCAGGCAGCACAGCAACACATTGAAGAGAACGCACTCTCACACATTTACAAACATCAACCCATTCATCCTCCTCGGGTCCAAGCCAAGTAAATCGAACTAGTACTTCCTgaaacacaaaaaataaataagTGCAAGCACAGTTCACGTAATGCACACGTACTGAACCCGCAGTGGAGAGTGATTAAACACAAGAGGAACATGGGTATTGCGTAGTTCTCAAAAAGTAATGGAGTCTACTTTTCACCCTTGACTGGAAAAAAAATGCTCAAATCACTTCTAACCACATGTATCACTTAGTACTCGATGGTTTGTGCAACTCCCACCAGCCCATTGGTGTCCGTCAAACACGTTTGCCTTCCGCGCTTGCTACATACACTACACCTACTTGATGCAAACTTCTTTCCGTACTATGGCTGTGACTTCTTCCTTGGGTGTGTGTGGAGGCTAAGAGTCTAAAACAATAATACTACTGCTGTTGTGATTCTCCATGGATGATTGGAAGAAAGAAATACTAGAATTATGGCAAATCATCCAACTTGGGCAGACACATCAAGAAACAAACTTTTGGCAGCTAATACCGGTACCGCCATGGTGTGGATGACATGTAGTAAGCATAGAGGTCAATGGATCAGTTAGTTAATTTGGAAATTAACAGAGAATGGTTGTTAGTTAATTTGGAAATTAAAACAACATAGATGCATATGCTTTACAATTTGAATGCGCATGAGTATGGGTCTGGAATTTGCGCCTGGCTATCCATTGAAAAATTTCACCTGATTATTCATTGGAAAAAACTCTTATGCAATGATATTTGTACCGAATGTTGTTGCTAG
Proteins encoded in this window:
- the LOC123062109 gene encoding protein SAWADEE HOMEODOMAIN HOMOLOG 2-like, with protein sequence MTGQAPSLVFRFTDTEVAKMEEVLRDLNAMPKHPVIQGLTDDFNASQDRSGDGKVLVQYNQVRNWFQNRRSVQSRKMMVPPVAEEHHPVAGSYSGNSSSDGGHVQFEAKSARNGAWYNVAAFMSHRFIETRDPEVLVRFTWLGPEEDEWVDVCKCVRVRSLQCVAVLPGDIIMCFKEGKEQARYFDAHVLQVQRRRHDVRGCRCRFLVCYDHDHSEEFVPLNKVCRRSVHQKAQKPHEMMDVNTDKVTGGGVPIPPDQGGPSDKPVAPLLDSPTSTGSNSVADVEAGGTEATRNGEGADEAHGDKIDVGA